In the genome of Ignavibacteria bacterium, one region contains:
- the ftsH gene encoding ATP-dependent zinc metalloprotease FtsH, with product MANENKNNKNLKGGDDFNWNRVFKIVLGWSAILIGFFLIMIYTTRNDAKYSEISFNQYQTFLNDKKITSATVKKSENNYEFYGTLKAPEPVNVGGRTYTIDKFNLFLPYSNIEQDVIKSWNDAGVNITMEKDDGGWLGPLLGALPWLLIIVFWIIIMRRMQGGGAGGGRNIFTFGKSKAKMLNEGTLKVTFQDVAGADEAKQELEEIIEFLKSPGKFQKLGGKIPKGVLLLGPPGTGKTLLARAVAGEAGVPFFSISGADFVEMFVGVGASRVRDLFEQGKKNAPCIIFIDEIDAVGRHRGAGLGGGHDEREQTLNQLLIEMDGFEQNNGVIVIASTNRPDILDPALLRPGRFDRQVVVDRPDVKGREGILKVHTRKIPLSKDIRLDIIAKGTPGFSGADLANLVNEAALLAARRNSDMVTMRDMENAKDKVLMGTERKSLIISERDKKTTAYHEAGHVLVAKMLPESDPVHKVTIIPRGRALGVTSYLPMDEKHTYSKEYLETMIAYLFGGRAAEKIVFNEYTTGASNDIERASDIARKMVTEFGMSEKLGPLKYGQKQEEVFLGKEITQHKNYSETTQILIDDEVKKIVSQGLEVAERILSDNIEKLHRLSLVLLEREILDAEEIDMVLRGEELPPVEKEVNISETKKQDAEKEKKKKEDSSFNPKIALANS from the coding sequence ATGGCAAACGAAAATAAAAATAATAAGAATTTAAAAGGCGGCGATGATTTTAACTGGAACAGGGTGTTCAAAATTGTTCTCGGATGGAGCGCAATTCTGATTGGCTTTTTTCTGATAATGATTTATACAACTCGCAATGATGCTAAATACTCTGAAATTTCTTTCAATCAATACCAGACCTTTTTAAATGATAAAAAAATAACAAGCGCAACCGTTAAAAAATCGGAAAACAATTATGAATTTTACGGAACGCTTAAAGCCCCCGAACCAGTAAACGTCGGAGGCAGAACTTATACAATCGATAAGTTTAATTTATTCCTTCCTTATTCAAATATCGAACAGGATGTAATAAAATCATGGAACGATGCAGGTGTTAACATCACAATGGAAAAAGATGACGGCGGATGGCTCGGTCCATTACTCGGCGCATTGCCCTGGCTGTTAATCATTGTATTCTGGATAATCATTATGCGCAGAATGCAGGGAGGCGGTGCAGGCGGCGGAAGAAACATTTTTACTTTCGGAAAATCGAAAGCAAAAATGCTTAACGAAGGAACTCTGAAAGTTACTTTCCAGGATGTTGCAGGAGCCGATGAAGCAAAGCAAGAACTTGAAGAAATCATTGAGTTCTTGAAAAGTCCGGGCAAGTTCCAGAAACTTGGCGGTAAAATTCCAAAAGGTGTATTACTTCTTGGACCTCCCGGAACCGGAAAAACTTTGCTCGCTCGTGCAGTAGCAGGTGAGGCAGGAGTGCCTTTCTTCTCAATCAGCGGTGCTGATTTCGTGGAAATGTTTGTTGGTGTCGGTGCTTCAAGAGTAAGAGATTTATTCGAGCAGGGAAAGAAGAATGCTCCATGTATAATTTTCATAGATGAAATTGATGCGGTCGGTCGCCACAGAGGCGCTGGACTCGGCGGCGGACATGATGAGCGCGAACAGACTTTGAACCAGCTCCTAATCGAGATGGATGGCTTTGAACAAAACAATGGCGTAATCGTTATAGCTTCAACTAACAGACCTGACATTCTTGATCCGGCATTATTAAGACCTGGAAGATTTGACAGGCAGGTAGTTGTTGACAGGCCTGACGTTAAAGGTCGTGAGGGAATTTTGAAAGTTCATACAAGAAAAATTCCTCTGTCAAAAGATATTCGCTTAGATATTATAGCAAAAGGAACTCCGGGATTTTCAGGCGCTGATTTAGCAAACCTTGTGAATGAAGCTGCATTGCTTGCAGCAAGAAGAAATTCTGATATGGTCACAATGCGTGATATGGAAAATGCCAAGGATAAAGTTTTGATGGGAACAGAAAGAAAGAGCTTGATAATTTCCGAGCGCGATAAGAAAACAACTGCATATCATGAAGCAGGACACGTACTTGTAGCAAAAATGCTGCCTGAATCTGACCCTGTTCATAAAGTTACAATTATTCCGCGCGGAAGAGCATTAGGAGTAACTTCATATCTTCCGATGGATGAGAAACATACTTATTCAAAAGAATATCTTGAAACAATGATTGCATACTTATTCGGCGGACGTGCTGCCGAAAAAATTGTGTTCAATGAATACACAACGGGCGCGAGCAATGACATCGAGCGCGCTTCTGACATAGCAAGAAAAATGGTGACTGAATTTGGTATGAGCGAGAAGCTTGGTCCTTTAAAATACGGTCAAAAACAGGAAGAAGTATTCTTGGGCAAAGAAATTACTCAGCATAAAAATTACAGTGAAACGACACAGATTCTTATTGATGATGAGGTAAAGAAAATAGTCAGCCAGGGATTAGAAGTAGCGGAAAGAATTCTCAGTGATAATATTGAAAAGCTGCACAGGTTATCCCTTGTATTGCTTGAGCGAGAGATTCTTGATGCGGAGGAAATTGATATGGTGTTAAGAGGAGAGGAATTGCCGCCTGTAGAAAAAGAAGTTAATATTTCTGAAACAAAAAAACAGGATGCAGAGAAGGAAAAAAAGAAGAAAGAAGATTCTTCTTTTAATCCCAAAATTGCTCTTGCAAATTCTTAA
- a CDS encoding SEC59/DGK1/VTE5 family protein translates to METVEDKISMGNEFKRKLIHLTSSSIGFFYLFNSKELTLSILVILFLITLSVDLLRYFSPAFNKFFLSILRPILRGHEADFKKIVFTGSTCLLFSCIVCIYFFPKEIAVMAILILTICDTTAALIGKNFGKISYHNKTVEGTITFFLTGVVIVLLTPKIEGSISEYLIAFFALLLASLSEFLLSKIDDNISVPLVFSIVYYALFKIFL, encoded by the coding sequence TTGGAAACCGTTGAAGATAAAATTTCTATGGGTAATGAATTTAAGCGGAAGCTTATTCATTTAACATCTTCTTCTATTGGATTTTTTTATTTATTTAACTCTAAAGAGCTTACTTTATCAATCCTTGTAATTCTTTTTTTGATAACATTAAGTGTTGATTTATTAAGGTATTTTTCTCCGGCATTCAATAAATTTTTTCTTTCCATCTTACGCCCGATTTTACGCGGGCATGAAGCTGATTTTAAGAAAATAGTTTTTACGGGTTCGACCTGTCTATTATTTTCATGTATAGTCTGCATTTACTTTTTTCCTAAAGAAATTGCCGTAATGGCAATTCTTATTCTTACTATTTGCGATACTACTGCGGCTTTAATTGGAAAAAATTTTGGTAAAATTTCTTACCATAATAAAACTGTTGAAGGTACTATAACTTTTTTTCTAACAGGAGTGGTAATTGTTTTGTTGACTCCAAAGATTGAAGGAAGCATATCCGAATATCTTATCGCGTTTTTTGCGTTATTGCTGGCAAGTTTGTCGGAGTTTTTGCTTTCTAAAATTGATGATAATATTTCCGTGCCTTTAGTTTTTTCAATCGTATATTACGCTTTATTTAAAATCTTTTTGTAA
- the ychF gene encoding redox-regulated ATPase YchF produces the protein MALKCGIVGLPNVGKSTLFNALTSSQNAEAANYPFCTIDPNVGTVIVPDERMDKLVEMFNPKKVIPSTIEFVDIAGLVKGASKGEGLGNQFLSHIREVNAIIHIVRCFDNDNVIHVHDKVDPKDDIEIIETELILRDMDTVEKRLEKNEKLKKTNDKKVLLENEILLKLKEHFATSRLAKYFVETLNDEEKEIVRGLQLLTDKPFLYVANVDDNSATGNKYSDVVKEIAAKENASFMILSVQIESEISQLETTEEKKEFLKELGLNESGLDRLIREAYSLLGLITFFTAGEKEVHSWTIPNGFTAPQAAGEIHTDFEKGFIRAEIMKYKDLIELGSESAVKEKGLLKSEGKEYVMGDGDIVHFRFNV, from the coding sequence ATGGCTCTAAAATGCGGTATTGTAGGTTTGCCCAATGTCGGCAAATCAACCTTGTTTAATGCTCTGACCTCTTCGCAAAATGCAGAAGCAGCAAATTATCCTTTTTGCACTATTGACCCGAATGTAGGAACTGTCATTGTTCCCGATGAAAGAATGGATAAGCTTGTCGAAATGTTTAATCCAAAGAAAGTAATTCCTTCGACAATTGAGTTTGTCGATATTGCCGGACTTGTTAAAGGCGCATCAAAAGGCGAGGGACTTGGCAACCAGTTTCTTTCTCATATCAGGGAAGTAAATGCTATAATTCATATTGTCCGTTGCTTTGATAATGATAATGTTATTCACGTTCACGATAAAGTTGACCCCAAAGATGATATTGAAATCATCGAGACAGAATTGATATTGCGTGATATGGATACTGTTGAAAAACGTCTTGAGAAAAATGAAAAGCTAAAGAAAACAAACGATAAAAAAGTCTTACTTGAAAATGAAATATTATTGAAGCTTAAAGAGCATTTTGCTACTTCGAGGCTTGCAAAATATTTTGTTGAGACTTTAAATGATGAAGAAAAAGAAATCGTGAGGGGTTTGCAATTACTGACAGATAAACCGTTTCTTTATGTAGCTAATGTTGACGATAACAGCGCAACAGGCAATAAATATTCCGATGTCGTTAAAGAAATTGCTGCAAAAGAAAATGCAAGCTTTATGATTTTGTCCGTACAGATTGAGTCGGAAATCTCACAGCTTGAAACTACTGAAGAGAAAAAAGAATTTTTGAAAGAACTTGGATTAAATGAATCAGGCCTTGACCGTTTAATCAGAGAGGCATATTCATTGCTTGGCTTGATAACGTTTTTCACTGCAGGAGAAAAAGAAGTTCACTCATGGACAATCCCGAACGGTTTCACCGCTCCGCAGGCAGCAGGGGAGATTCACACTGATTTTGAAAAGGGATTTATCCGCGCTGAGATAATGAAATATAAGGATTTAATCGAGCTAGGTTCGGAATCTGCTGTAAAAGAAAAAGGATTATTGAAAAGTGAAGGTAAAGAATACGTTATGGGTGACGGCGATATTGTTCACTTCAGGTTTAATGTCTGA
- the feoB gene encoding ferrous iron transport protein B produces MTTEYDTMQTEVDKKIPLITLLGHPNSGKTTLFNYLSGRKYKTVNYPGSTVEYSISSFLNKFEVNANILDSPGIISLIPCSPDEKLSVQYVYNHPKHGNTDIAIVTLDASQLSRHLLLVKQLKECNFKVIVALTMVDVLNKKGIDISTKKLSELISCDVVKIDGRDGEGVNDLLKTLRENISDYESEPDNKHRHVLKDYNKDKIINSYREIENIEKEVLFNITPKAPSKPLLDIDKVNENLLVLNNRSNGHRIPDKTSLFIDKIILHKFWGMIIFLAVMTLTFTSIFWLAAPLMDLIDSAFGFLAGETATLLGDNLFSDLIANGLIAGIGSVLVFLPQILILFLILGLLEDSGYLARGAMLVDKPLSKIGLNGRSFVPMLSGFACAIPAIMATRTISNKRERFLTIFIIPLMSCSARLPVYALLLAYLVPQDEPFVAGLALTVIYVFSIISSLVIAGIVNKFSNKIVKEKDDSSFIIELPTYKKPQLGTVLKNTVKNANQYVRKAGPVILVLSLVLWVLISFPRNDFQPPGNTDLDETQIEHLAASEQLSNSFAGTMGKLIQPFMVPLGLDWRVGVSLIATFAAREVFVSSMALIFKITDDDDDKIQESILSSMRNATNEATGQKLFTTSTICGLIVFFVFAMQCLSTVAISKKETGGWRVPVLQVVVFTVLAYVAAFITVNGLKLVGVS; encoded by the coding sequence ATGACTACGGAGTATGATACTATGCAGACAGAAGTCGATAAAAAAATTCCTCTCATAACTCTTCTTGGCCACCCTAATTCCGGCAAGACAACATTATTTAATTATCTAAGCGGACGAAAATATAAAACAGTTAACTATCCCGGTTCGACTGTTGAGTATTCCATTTCAAGTTTCCTAAACAAGTTTGAAGTAAACGCAAACATTCTGGATTCTCCGGGAATTATCAGCTTAATCCCCTGCTCTCCCGATGAGAAGCTTTCCGTTCAATATGTTTATAACCATCCTAAACATGGCAATACTGATATTGCAATAGTAACGCTCGATGCAAGCCAGCTCTCGCGTCACTTATTGCTCGTTAAGCAATTAAAGGAATGCAACTTCAAAGTGATCGTTGCTTTGACTATGGTTGATGTACTTAATAAAAAAGGAATCGATATTTCGACAAAGAAGCTTTCGGAATTAATCAGTTGCGATGTTGTAAAAATCGATGGACGCGACGGTGAAGGTGTGAATGATTTGTTGAAAACTTTAAGAGAAAATATTTCTGATTACGAATCTGAACCTGATAATAAACACAGACACGTTTTAAAGGATTATAACAAAGATAAGATTATAAATTCTTACCGCGAGATTGAAAATATTGAAAAAGAAGTTTTATTTAATATCACTCCAAAAGCCCCTTCAAAACCTTTGCTCGATATCGATAAGGTTAATGAAAATCTTCTGGTACTAAACAATCGTTCAAACGGTCACAGAATACCTGATAAAACCTCGTTGTTCATAGATAAAATTATTCTTCACAAGTTTTGGGGGATGATTATTTTTCTTGCGGTAATGACGCTGACGTTTACATCTATTTTCTGGCTGGCAGCGCCTTTGATGGATTTGATTGACAGCGCTTTCGGATTTCTTGCAGGTGAAACAGCGACTTTACTTGGTGATAATCTTTTCAGTGACCTAATTGCAAACGGTTTGATTGCGGGGATAGGTTCTGTGCTGGTTTTTCTTCCACAGATTCTGATTTTGTTTTTAATTCTCGGACTGCTTGAAGACTCAGGTTATCTTGCGCGCGGTGCTATGCTTGTAGATAAGCCGCTTTCAAAAATCGGACTTAACGGACGTTCGTTTGTGCCGATGCTGTCGGGTTTTGCGTGTGCAATTCCTGCCATTATGGCGACGCGAACAATCTCAAACAAACGCGAAAGATTTCTAACGATTTTTATTATACCTCTGATGAGCTGTAGTGCCCGTCTGCCTGTGTATGCTTTGCTTCTTGCCTATCTTGTTCCGCAAGATGAACCGTTTGTTGCGGGTCTGGCACTCACTGTAATTTATGTATTCAGCATAATCTCGTCGCTGGTCATTGCAGGCATTGTAAATAAATTCAGCAATAAAATTGTCAAAGAAAAAGATGACAGCTCGTTTATTATCGAGCTTCCCACATATAAAAAACCACAGCTTGGAACGGTTTTGAAAAATACAGTTAAGAATGCAAATCAATATGTCCGCAAAGCAGGACCTGTGATTTTGGTTTTATCACTTGTATTGTGGGTATTGATTTCTTTCCCGAGAAATGATTTTCAGCCGCCCGGTAATACGGATTTAGATGAAACACAAATCGAACATCTTGCCGCTTCGGAACAGCTCTCAAATTCTTTTGCAGGCACTATGGGAAAACTAATCCAACCTTTCATGGTTCCTCTTGGATTGGACTGGCGTGTCGGCGTTTCACTCATTGCTACATTTGCAGCTCGAGAAGTTTTTGTAAGCTCAATGGCGCTTATATTCAAAATAACCGATGACGATGATGATAAAATTCAGGAATCTATTTTAAGTTCGATGCGGAATGCAACGAATGAAGCAACGGGACAAAAGCTTTTCACGACTTCGACTATATGCGGGCTGATTGTTTTCTTCGTGTTTGCAATGCAGTGTCTTTCGACTGTGGCAATTTCAAAAAAAGAAACCGGTGGCTGGCGCGTGCCTGTGTTACAGGTAGTTGTGTTTACAGTTCTTGCTTACGTAGCCGCGTTTATTACCGTGAATGGATTGAAACTGGTTGGAGTGTCGTAA
- a CDS encoding FeoA family protein, producing the protein MRSASQLKVGEKARIIDIDNDHPSARRILEVGFTPGEEIELMYKPLFNDPLAFSVRGALIAIRKHEANCILI; encoded by the coding sequence TTGAGAAGCGCGAGCCAGTTAAAAGTCGGAGAGAAAGCCAGAATTATTGATATTGATAACGACCATCCGTCAGCAAGACGCATTCTTGAAGTCGGTTTTACTCCCGGAGAAGAAATTGAATTAATGTATAAACCGCTTTTCAATGACCCTCTTGCGTTTTCTGTCAGAGGTGCTTTAATAGCAATAAGAAAACATGAAGCAAATTGCATATTGATTTGA
- a CDS encoding transcriptional repressor: MKDNAHRITNERFLILDAALNIEGHFDADELYLKLKNDYINVSRATVYKTLELMSECNILYKHNFKGDRTRYETKYGRNNHYHIICVSCKRILEFEDPDIEKLQEKICQENNLNPVEHTLQVFATCKDKEHCDHYLEKIHTIKNN; encoded by the coding sequence TTGAAAGATAACGCTCATAGGATAACCAATGAGCGTTTTTTAATTTTAGATGCAGCTTTAAATATTGAGGGGCATTTTGACGCCGATGAGCTTTATCTGAAGCTAAAAAATGATTACATAAACGTCTCAAGAGCAACGGTTTATAAGACTCTGGAACTAATGAGTGAATGCAATATTTTGTATAAGCACAATTTCAAAGGAGATAGAACCCGCTATGAAACTAAATACGGTCGTAACAATCATTACCACATCATTTGCGTTTCCTGCAAAAGAATTTTAGAATTTGAAGACCCTGATATTGAAAAGCTTCAGGAAAAAATCTGTCAGGAAAACAATCTTAATCCTGTCGAGCACACGCTTCAGGTTTTTGCAACATGCAAAGACAAAGAGCATTGCGATCATTACCTTGAAAAGATTCATACCATAAAAAATAATTAA
- the lat gene encoding L-lysine 6-transaminase yields the protein MEVREREKLNISKTNVFQNIMTKVDVKPTEVQEVLRQHMIVDGFDVTLDLQKSKGSYIYDSKHDKNYLDFFTFVASNPLGMNHPKLHNDEFIRKIGEIAISKPSLSDIYAKEQADFVETFFKIAVPDYFKYSFFIEGGALAVENALKAAFDWKVRKNFAKGYKEEKGHKVIHFKESFHGRSGYTLSLTNTDPTKTDLFPKFKWPRIVNPKVTFPLNEENLTKVIYAENMAMDEIKLAIHENKDDIAALILEPIQGEGGDNHFRKEFFIKLREICDENEIMFILDEVQTGIALTGKWWAHQHYVQPDMVTFGKKTQVCGVLCSDRIDEVAENVFKKPSRINSTWGGNIVDMVRFTKILEVIQEDNLVENAATVGAHLQSKIQELSDKYPAVVSNPRGLGLMCAFDAKDTDTRNKITSGAFDNGLMILGCGTKSVRFRPTLNVTKDEINAGIQILDEVLSKI from the coding sequence ATGGAAGTTCGCGAAAGAGAAAAATTAAACATCAGTAAAACAAACGTTTTCCAAAACATTATGACAAAAGTTGATGTAAAACCGACAGAAGTGCAGGAAGTTTTGCGTCAGCACATGATTGTTGATGGCTTTGATGTTACTCTTGATTTGCAAAAATCAAAAGGTTCTTATATTTATGATTCGAAGCATGATAAAAATTATCTGGATTTCTTTACGTTTGTAGCATCAAATCCTCTCGGGATGAATCATCCAAAGCTTCACAATGACGAATTCATCAGAAAAATCGGTGAGATTGCCATATCCAAACCTTCCCTATCGGATATTTATGCTAAGGAGCAAGCGGATTTTGTCGAGACATTTTTTAAGATTGCTGTGCCTGATTATTTCAAATATTCATTTTTCATAGAAGGCGGCGCGCTTGCAGTTGAGAATGCTTTGAAAGCAGCATTTGATTGGAAAGTCAGAAAGAATTTTGCAAAGGGTTACAAGGAAGAAAAAGGACATAAAGTTATTCACTTCAAAGAATCTTTCCACGGCAGAAGCGGTTATACGCTTTCATTGACAAACACTGACCCGACAAAGACTGATTTATTCCCTAAGTTTAAATGGCCGAGAATTGTAAATCCAAAAGTTACTTTTCCTCTTAATGAAGAAAATCTTACAAAAGTAATTTATGCTGAAAACATGGCAATGGATGAAATTAAATTAGCCATTCACGAAAATAAAGATGACATTGCTGCATTGATTCTCGAGCCAATTCAGGGTGAAGGCGGTGATAATCATTTCAGAAAAGAATTCTTCATAAAGCTCAGAGAGATTTGCGATGAAAATGAAATTATGTTCATTCTTGATGAAGTTCAGACAGGAATTGCCTTAACAGGAAAATGGTGGGCACATCAGCATTATGTCCAGCCGGATATGGTAACATTTGGTAAGAAAACACAGGTTTGTGGTGTCTTGTGTTCTGATAGAATCGATGAAGTTGCAGAGAACGTATTCAAAAAACCAAGCAGAATAAACTCAACATGGGGAGGAAACATAGTTGATATGGTTCGCTTCACAAAAATTCTTGAAGTAATTCAGGAAGATAATCTTGTTGAAAATGCTGCAACGGTTGGAGCTCATTTACAATCGAAAATTCAGGAGCTATCTGATAAATATCCTGCAGTGGTTTCAAACCCACGCGGTTTGGGATTGATGTGTGCTTTTGATGCCAAGGATACCGACACTCGCAATAAAATCACTTCAGGGGCTTTTGATAACGGCTTAATGATACTTGGCTGCGGAACGAAATCAGTTCGTTTTAGACCCACCTTAAACGTAACAAAAGACGAAATTAATGCAGGTATTCAAATATTAGATGAAGTTTTATCAAAAATTTAG